Proteins from a genomic interval of Dendropsophus ebraccatus isolate aDenEbr1 chromosome 6, aDenEbr1.pat, whole genome shotgun sequence:
- the PTMA gene encoding prothymosin alpha — protein sequence MSDTAVDASVEKTTKDLKAKEKEVVDEAENGKDKPANGNAENEENGDDGGDNDGDEEEEVDEEDEEDEVEGDDDEGDEDDEADGPTGKRAAEDDDDEDDVETKKQKTDEDD from the exons ATGTCAGACACAGCAGTTGACGCCAGTGTAGAGAAGACAACCAAG GACCTAAAGGCAAAAGAAAAGGAAGTAGTCGACGAAGCAGAAAACGGAAAGGACAAGCCAGCCAATGGAAATGCA GAGAATGAAGAGAAcggagatgatggaggagacaACGATGGAGATGAAGAGGAAGAGGTTGATGAAGAAGACGAAGAGGATGAAGTAGAAG gagatgatgatgagggcGATGAAGATGATGAAGCAGATGGACCCACTGGCAAAAGAGCAGCAGAAGATGACGAT GACGAAGATGACGTTGAAACAAAGAAGCAGAAAACAGATGAAGATGACTAG